A region of Geobacillus sp. 46C-IIa DNA encodes the following proteins:
- a CDS encoding DinB family protein: MDHNERVRQQLIKSVSGLSDEQLNTRAAKGSWTIAQVLEHLYLIETSIAAMIAHTLKHGESQPVEEKPIHLTVDRSKKVEAPDFARPDNRFFTRHELEEKLHQSRQRLRQITEQANPADLEAKSFPHPIFGPLNLKQWVEFVGYHEQRHLAQIEEIKAQLP, encoded by the coding sequence ATGGATCATAATGAGCGAGTGCGCCAACAGCTGATCAAAAGCGTTTCCGGGCTGTCGGACGAACAGCTGAACACCCGGGCAGCGAAAGGGAGTTGGACCATCGCCCAAGTGCTCGAACACCTGTACTTAATTGAAACATCGATCGCAGCTATGATCGCCCATACATTAAAGCATGGCGAGAGCCAGCCGGTTGAGGAGAAACCGATCCACTTGACCGTTGACCGTTCCAAAAAAGTGGAGGCGCCTGATTTCGCCCGCCCGGACAACCGCTTTTTCACTCGACACGAACTGGAAGAAAAATTGCATCAATCGCGGCAGCGGTTGCGCCAAATCACGGAGCAAGCCAATCCGGCTGACTTGGAAGCCAAATCGTTCCCGCATCCAATTTTTGGGCCACTGAATTTGAAGCAATGGGTGGAATTTGTCGGCTACCATGAACAGCGCCACCTCGCGCAAATTGAAGAAATCAAGGCACAGCTTCCGTGA
- a CDS encoding helix-turn-helix transcriptional regulator, whose product MPIIVNLDVMLAKRKMSVTELSERVGITMANLSILKNGKAKAIRFSTLEAICKALDCQPGDILEYRSDEGESNP is encoded by the coding sequence ATGCCGATTATCGTGAATCTTGATGTCATGTTGGCGAAGCGGAAGATGAGCGTCACCGAGCTGTCGGAGAGAGTCGGGATCACGATGGCGAATTTGTCGATCTTGAAAAACGGGAAGGCGAAGGCGATCCGTTTCTCGACGCTCGAAGCCATTTGCAAGGCGCTCGATTGCCAGCCCGGGGACATTTTGGAGTATCGAAGTGATGAAGGGGAGTCAAATCCGTGA
- a CDS encoding TatD family hydrolase, whose protein sequence is MIDAHIHLDQYTDIDEQINRWQEAGITGVVAVSTDLRSSCRTLELKQRFPSFVYAAIGFHPEQPLPSEADWNEWTELVKQERPLLAAIGEVGLPYYSAEACAKLPAYQERLTEIAAIAADASLPLVLHAVYDRAQTALAILQQTGVRQAHFHWLKAEPAVVKQIVQCGYYISITPEVCYRERDKQLLSLVPIEQLLLETDGPWPFAGPFAGKLTTPLWLLDSARAVAAHYGRDIEQVKTMITANTKRLYG, encoded by the coding sequence ATGATCGACGCTCATATTCATCTCGACCAGTACACGGACATCGATGAACAAATCAACCGTTGGCAAGAAGCGGGCATCACCGGCGTCGTCGCCGTATCCACCGATTTGCGCTCCAGCTGCCGAACGCTCGAGTTGAAACAGCGATTCCCTTCCTTCGTCTACGCCGCCATCGGTTTTCATCCCGAGCAACCGCTGCCAAGCGAAGCCGATTGGAACGAATGGACAGAGCTTGTCAAGCAAGAGCGGCCGCTGCTCGCCGCCATCGGCGAAGTCGGGCTGCCATACTATTCAGCGGAAGCATGCGCCAAGCTGCCCGCGTATCAAGAACGATTAACCGAAATCGCGGCCATCGCCGCGGATGCCTCCTTGCCGCTCGTTCTTCACGCCGTCTACGACCGCGCCCAAACCGCCTTGGCCATCTTGCAGCAAACTGGCGTCCGACAAGCCCATTTCCACTGGCTGAAGGCCGAGCCTGCCGTGGTCAAACAAATCGTCCAATGCGGCTACTACATCTCCATCACGCCGGAAGTGTGCTACCGCGAGCGCGACAAGCAGCTGTTATCCCTCGTTCCCATCGAGCAGCTGCTCCTTGAAACCGATGGCCCATGGCCGTTTGCAGGCCCGTTTGCCGGAAAACTGACAACGCCGTTATGGCTATTGGACTCCGCGCGAGCCGTGGCGGCACACTATGGCCGAGATATCGAACAAGTCAAAACCATGATCACGGCGAACACAAAACGGCTTTACGGTTGA
- a CDS encoding DUF817 domain-containing protein has protein sequence MKGEKQELAVDESPPFGLMIVRVRQFGRTSRLIKAFVQLVRFGWAQALSCVFPVVIFASLALTKIAPLPLLPRYDWLLVICLLMQWWMVRSGMETRDELKVITLFHVIGLALELFKVRMGSWSYPEEGYTKIFGVPLYSGFMYASVASYLCQAWRRLKVELVQWPPFWMVVPLASAIYLNFFTHHYWVDVRWWLSSLVMLVFWRSWVTYEVGGIRYRMPLVLSFLLIGFFIWIAENIATFFGAWQYPNQAKAWSLVHLGKVSSWCLLVIVSFLIVATLKQVKTIAVTGAVERSHEDGKSL, from the coding sequence TTGAAAGGGGAAAAGCAAGAGCTAGCGGTGGACGAATCTCCACCGTTTGGCCTCATGATCGTCCGGGTGCGCCAGTTTGGCAGAACGTCGCGGCTGATCAAAGCGTTTGTGCAGCTTGTTCGCTTCGGTTGGGCGCAGGCGTTGTCTTGCGTGTTTCCGGTTGTCATTTTTGCCTCATTGGCGCTGACGAAGATCGCGCCGCTTCCGCTATTGCCGCGGTATGATTGGCTGCTTGTTATTTGCCTGCTCATGCAATGGTGGATGGTGCGGTCAGGGATGGAAACGCGGGATGAACTCAAAGTGATCACCTTGTTCCACGTCATTGGACTTGCGCTCGAGCTGTTTAAAGTGCGCATGGGTTCGTGGTCGTATCCGGAAGAGGGGTATACGAAAATCTTTGGCGTGCCCTTGTACAGCGGGTTTATGTATGCGAGCGTCGCCAGCTATCTTTGCCAGGCGTGGCGAAGGCTGAAGGTGGAGTTGGTGCAATGGCCGCCGTTTTGGATGGTCGTTCCTCTCGCTTCGGCGATTTACTTGAATTTTTTCACCCACCATTATTGGGTGGACGTTCGTTGGTGGCTCTCAAGCCTCGTCATGCTTGTCTTTTGGCGGTCATGGGTGACGTATGAGGTCGGGGGAATCCGCTACCGGATGCCGCTTGTTTTGTCGTTTTTGCTGATCGGGTTTTTCATCTGGATCGCGGAAAACATCGCCACCTTTTTTGGCGCTTGGCAATATCCAAACCAGGCGAAGGCGTGGAGCCTTGTTCATCTTGGGAAGGTGAGTTCGTGGTGTTTGCTCGTTATTGTCAGTTTTCTCATCGTGGCGACGTTAAAGCAAGTGAAAACAATTGCTGTGACAGGGGCAGTGGAGCGTTCACATGAAGATGGAAAATCGTTGTAA
- a CDS encoding thioredoxin family protein has protein sequence MISNTLLLLVMILLLIQSYIIYSIIKLVRTFLSEIRTIKGIQFGSLQNGDKAPAFRALDYQGKKVVLKEILEQQKVLLLFISSTCSTCKRVVKELPNISNRANFKIMLINNDESNNDQLVLENINESIIYIKAAYLFNTYKVNNTPYVYLINQSEEIEISTGIKNPKELSLMLIDEDFRATS, from the coding sequence ATGATTTCAAATACTTTACTTCTTTTGGTAATGATACTTCTACTTATTCAATCATATATAATTTACTCTATTATTAAACTTGTGAGAACTTTTTTATCCGAGATCAGAACCATAAAAGGGATTCAGTTTGGAAGTTTGCAAAATGGAGATAAAGCTCCTGCTTTTCGTGCTTTAGATTATCAAGGTAAAAAAGTAGTTTTAAAAGAAATCTTGGAACAACAAAAAGTCCTATTATTGTTTATTAGTAGTACTTGCTCAACATGTAAGAGAGTTGTGAAAGAGTTACCTAACATTAGCAATCGAGCTAACTTTAAAATTATGTTAATAAACAACGATGAAAGTAATAATGATCAGCTTGTTCTAGAAAACATCAATGAATCAATAATATATATCAAAGCTGCATACCTCTTTAATACATATAAAGTTAATAATACACCTTATGTATATTTGATAAATCAGTCAGAAGAAATCGAGATTAGTACAGGGATTAAAAATCCTAAAGAACTAAGTCTTATGTTAATTGACGAAGATTTTAGAGCAACTAGCTAA
- the pruA gene encoding L-glutamate gamma-semialdehyde dehydrogenase has product MVQPYRHEPLTDFTVEANREAFLEALKKVESELGRDYPLVIGGERVMTEDKITSINPANKTEVVGRVAKANKELAERAMKTADEAFRTWSRTSPEARADILFRAAAIVRRRKHEFSAWLVKEAGKPWREADADTAEAIDFMEYYGRQMLKLKDGIPVESRPGETNRFFYIPLGVGVVISPWNFPFAIMAGTTVASLVTGNTVLLKPASATPVVAYKFAEVLEEAGLPAGVLNYIPGSGAEVGDYLVDHPRTRFVSFTGSRDVGIRIYERAAKVQPGQIWLKRVIAEMGGKDAIVVDKEADLELAAQSIVASAFGFSGQKCSACSRAIIVEDVYDQVLNRVVELTKQLNVGDPAEQATFMGPVIDQNAYNKIMEYIEIGKQEGRLMTGGEGDDSKGFFIQPTVFADVDPNARIMQEEIFGPVVAFAKARDFDHALEIANNTQYGLTGAVISRNRANLEKARHEFHVGNLYFNRGCTGAIVGYQPFGGFNMSGTDSKAGGPDYLILHMQAKTVSEMF; this is encoded by the coding sequence ATGGTGCAGCCGTACAGACATGAACCGCTCACGGATTTTACCGTGGAAGCAAACCGCGAGGCGTTTTTAGAGGCGCTCAAAAAAGTGGAATCGGAGCTTGGGCGCGATTATCCGCTTGTGATCGGCGGTGAGCGAGTGATGACGGAAGACAAAATCACGTCGATCAATCCGGCGAACAAAACGGAAGTGGTCGGCCGGGTGGCGAAAGCGAACAAAGAGCTGGCGGAGCGGGCGATGAAAACCGCTGATGAGGCGTTCCGCACTTGGAGCCGGACGAGCCCGGAAGCGCGGGCCGATATTTTGTTCCGGGCGGCGGCGATCGTGCGCCGGCGCAAGCACGAGTTTTCCGCTTGGCTGGTGAAAGAAGCGGGCAAACCGTGGCGTGAAGCGGACGCCGATACCGCGGAAGCGATCGACTTTATGGAATATTACGGGCGGCAAATGTTGAAGTTGAAAGACGGCATTCCGGTGGAAAGCCGTCCGGGGGAAACGAACCGCTTTTTCTATATCCCGCTTGGCGTCGGCGTCGTCATTTCACCGTGGAACTTCCCGTTTGCCATTATGGCGGGGACAACCGTCGCTTCGCTTGTGACGGGCAATACGGTACTCCTGAAACCGGCAAGTGCAACACCGGTCGTGGCGTACAAGTTCGCGGAAGTGCTCGAAGAAGCCGGGCTTCCGGCCGGGGTGCTGAATTACATCCCAGGCAGCGGGGCCGAAGTGGGCGACTATTTGGTCGACCATCCACGCACGCGGTTTGTCAGCTTCACCGGCTCGCGCGATGTTGGCATCCGCATTTATGAGCGCGCGGCGAAAGTGCAGCCGGGACAAATTTGGCTGAAGCGCGTCATCGCGGAAATGGGCGGCAAAGACGCCATCGTCGTTGATAAAGAAGCCGATCTTGAACTCGCGGCGCAATCGATTGTCGCCTCGGCGTTTGGCTTTTCGGGGCAAAAATGTTCGGCTTGCTCGCGCGCGATCATCGTCGAAGATGTGTACGATCAAGTGTTGAACCGCGTCGTTGAGCTGACAAAGCAGCTCAACGTCGGCGACCCGGCGGAGCAAGCGACGTTTATGGGACCGGTGATTGACCAAAACGCGTACAACAAAATTATGGAATATATCGAAATCGGCAAACAAGAAGGCCGTCTCATGACTGGTGGGGAAGGAGACGACTCGAAAGGCTTCTTCATCCAGCCGACGGTGTTTGCCGATGTTGATCCGAATGCGCGCATTATGCAGGAGGAAATTTTCGGACCGGTCGTCGCGTTCGCCAAAGCGCGCGACTTTGACCACGCGCTTGAGATCGCGAACAACACGCAATACGGCCTGACGGGCGCTGTCATTTCGCGCAACCGAGCGAATCTTGAAAAAGCACGTCATGAGTTCCATGTCGGCAACTTGTACTTCAACCGCGGCTGCACAGGGGCGATTGTCGGTTATCAGCCGTTTGGCGGCTTCAATATGTCGGGGACGGACTCCAAAGCCGGCGGCCCGGACTATTTAATTCTCCACATGCAAGCAAAAACCGTATCGGAAATGTTTTAA
- a CDS encoding ABC transporter permease: MRAFRNVYFTTGFIIAAGLLLASFLYSYWLKDIIPQPPERIYNEAGRLVDVPPYPPSWVHPFGVDRQGEDVFWKVIDGAKYTIFTALAVSLLRLAFGTVGGIMYAFYLQKFRFIAESIVRAFRFVPAIFLTMLFFAFIPLEEQGAGMGVLIKQLLVLAAVALPPLMLVIGNDIAVFLQNEFVVSSRLMGADNVWLIRKHVLPYMRPRLFLLFTQQTVQSLLLLVHLGAFQILLGGVKVIYDSDGLGPPEKVAFSLSNEWSGLIGLSYREMMLDQWIVVGPCVAFIVAIFAFKLMGKGLEQVIAGKGKRKRRKKQRSSSGKTASFPPQQGDFQFVLYR, from the coding sequence ATGCGCGCATTCCGCAACGTTTATTTTACGACAGGATTTATCATCGCGGCCGGTCTATTGCTGGCCAGTTTTTTATATTCTTATTGGCTGAAAGACATCATTCCACAGCCGCCGGAGCGGATCTACAATGAGGCTGGGCGGCTCGTTGACGTTCCTCCGTACCCGCCGAGCTGGGTCCATCCATTTGGCGTCGATCGCCAAGGCGAAGATGTGTTTTGGAAGGTCATCGATGGGGCGAAATATACGATTTTCACCGCATTGGCGGTCAGTTTGCTGCGGCTGGCGTTCGGGACGGTCGGCGGAATCATGTATGCTTTTTATTTACAGAAATTTCGTTTTATTGCCGAGTCCATCGTCCGCGCCTTTCGGTTTGTGCCGGCGATATTTTTAACGATGCTCTTTTTTGCTTTCATTCCATTGGAGGAGCAAGGAGCTGGAATGGGAGTGTTGATAAAACAACTATTGGTGCTTGCGGCTGTTGCGCTTCCGCCGTTAATGCTGGTCATCGGCAATGATATCGCTGTCTTTTTGCAAAATGAATTTGTCGTTTCTTCCCGGCTGATGGGAGCTGATAACGTTTGGCTCATCCGCAAGCACGTTCTCCCGTATATGCGGCCGCGGCTGTTTTTGCTGTTTACCCAGCAGACTGTGCAGTCGCTCTTGCTGCTTGTGCATCTCGGGGCGTTTCAAATATTGCTAGGAGGCGTAAAAGTTATATACGATTCCGATGGGTTGGGCCCTCCCGAGAAGGTGGCGTTCTCCCTTTCGAATGAATGGTCCGGCTTGATCGGTCTTTCCTATCGGGAAATGATGCTTGACCAATGGATTGTTGTCGGGCCGTGTGTTGCCTTTATCGTTGCCATTTTTGCCTTCAAATTAATGGGAAAAGGGTTAGAGCAAGTGATCGCTGGAAAAGGAAAACGGAAGCGGCGGAAAAAACAGCGGAGTTCATCGGGAAAAACCGCTTCTTTTCCGCCGCAGCAGGGCGATTTTCAATTTGTACTTTATAGATAG
- a CDS encoding ABC transporter permease subunit, producing the protein MKKWKLALTVLADLLLTIFTIMAIIAFAQSYSLFPSPQMVTVFWQQFQQLFWSFFSIRDITVSLSQWHNAPLLSTMMEPYAYSLIILWGALAVSFLIAVTGAYICFLLPRPLQKMVKGIAFFLESIPDVIFIFSTQLFVIWVFKKTDLLIVNPVAGFDNVYVLPIVMISILPSILLFQMTFLAFTEEKDKPYVEYALAKGLSKTAVLWRHMFRNALITVFSNVQYLFWFMLSNLLVAEYLFNMHGFFRFLYEQRHTPEVVAIGLAMLFLPFYIIDVAGKRVIAYLTGIERGVA; encoded by the coding sequence ATGAAGAAATGGAAACTCGCCTTGACGGTGCTGGCGGATTTGTTGCTTACCATTTTCACGATTATGGCGATTATCGCGTTTGCGCAAAGCTATTCCTTGTTTCCGAGCCCGCAAATGGTCACGGTATTTTGGCAGCAATTTCAGCAGCTGTTTTGGAGCTTTTTTTCTATTCGTGATATAACGGTTTCGCTCTCGCAATGGCACAATGCTCCCCTGCTCTCAACGATGATGGAGCCGTATGCCTATTCCCTTATTATTTTATGGGGGGCGCTGGCTGTTTCCTTCCTTATAGCCGTTACGGGAGCCTACATCTGCTTTTTGCTTCCGCGTCCGCTGCAAAAAATGGTGAAAGGAATCGCGTTTTTTCTTGAGTCGATCCCCGATGTTATTTTTATTTTTTCTACGCAACTGTTTGTCATCTGGGTGTTTAAAAAGACAGATTTGCTTATTGTCAATCCTGTTGCCGGTTTTGACAATGTATACGTGCTGCCGATTGTCATGATTTCCATTTTGCCTTCCATTCTGCTGTTCCAAATGACATTTCTTGCGTTTACGGAGGAAAAAGACAAGCCATACGTCGAATATGCGCTAGCGAAAGGATTGTCAAAAACGGCAGTGCTATGGCGCCATATGTTCCGCAACGCGCTGATCACCGTGTTTTCTAACGTCCAATATTTGTTTTGGTTTATGCTGTCGAACTTGTTAGTGGCGGAATATTTGTTTAATATGCATGGATTTTTCCGGTTTTTGTATGAGCAGCGCCATACGCCGGAAGTAGTGGCTATCGGTCTTGCCATGCTGTTTTTGCCGTTTTACATCATTGATGTGGCCGGGAAACGAGTGATTGCTTATTTGACGGGAATCGAGAGGGGGGTAGCGTGA
- a CDS encoding sigma-54-dependent Fis family transcriptional regulator, which translates to MNRDMETLLSMYEQILELIDLGVHAVDQHGKTVIYNRKMRDIEGMNIEDVLDKNILDVFRFNPEQPSTLLEALRTGESILNKQQTYFNNKGQAVTTVNQTHPLQKDGRIIGAVEIAKDITKFRKLIQEHHQRGEAGRTFADIIGQSEAMQKAIRLARHAARSEAPVLLIGEKGTGKDLLASCIHHESERRAKPFFAQTCLSLPDDWMETMLFGSEEDGEIQPGLFEQADGGTVLLDDIDSLSLPLQQKLARFLQEKQFVRAHGQEPVRADVRLIASTSGDPIDAVQNGELIKSLYYQIAVHCIVLPPLRERKEDILPLAVHFIHQGNERYGLHVEGLDDDVQEAFLHYRWPGNVRELEAVILETMATMEQEQTITLAHLPAPFRAKLAPDETKTDFLFDTEDILPLDKYMEEVEIYYIRKALQHHGFNITKTAKALGLSRQNLQYRIRKYQIDKEWG; encoded by the coding sequence GTGAACCGCGATATGGAAACGCTTTTATCGATGTATGAGCAAATTCTCGAACTGATCGACCTTGGCGTCCATGCCGTCGATCAACACGGAAAAACCGTCATTTACAACCGAAAAATGCGGGACATCGAGGGCATGAACATCGAGGACGTGCTCGATAAAAACATTTTGGACGTCTTCCGCTTCAACCCGGAGCAGCCGAGCACATTGCTTGAAGCGCTGCGCACCGGTGAAAGCATTCTGAACAAGCAGCAAACCTATTTCAATAACAAAGGACAAGCCGTGACAACGGTCAATCAAACACACCCGCTGCAAAAAGACGGGCGCATCATCGGCGCCGTGGAAATCGCCAAAGACATCACCAAATTCCGCAAGCTGATCCAAGAGCACCACCAACGCGGTGAAGCCGGTCGCACGTTTGCAGACATCATCGGCCAAAGCGAAGCGATGCAAAAGGCCATCCGCCTTGCGCGTCATGCCGCCCGCTCCGAAGCGCCTGTGCTGCTCATTGGGGAGAAAGGGACAGGAAAAGACTTGCTCGCTTCCTGCATTCACCACGAAAGCGAACGGCGAGCTAAGCCGTTTTTTGCGCAAACGTGTTTGTCGCTTCCGGACGATTGGATGGAAACGATGCTGTTTGGCAGCGAAGAAGACGGCGAGATCCAGCCCGGCTTGTTTGAACAAGCGGACGGCGGCACCGTCCTGCTTGACGATATTGACTCGTTAAGCCTGCCGCTTCAACAAAAACTTGCCCGTTTCCTGCAAGAAAAACAGTTTGTCCGCGCCCATGGCCAAGAACCGGTTCGTGCGGACGTTCGCCTCATCGCCTCGACAAGCGGCGACCCGATTGACGCGGTCCAAAACGGAGAATTGATCAAATCGCTTTACTACCAAATTGCCGTCCACTGCATCGTCCTGCCGCCGTTGCGCGAACGGAAAGAGGATATTTTGCCGCTGGCCGTTCATTTCATCCATCAAGGCAACGAGCGCTACGGACTGCACGTCGAGGGGCTCGACGACGATGTGCAAGAGGCGTTTCTCCATTACCGTTGGCCCGGCAACGTGCGCGAGCTTGAGGCCGTCATTTTGGAAACGATGGCGACGATGGAACAAGAACAAACCATCACCCTCGCCCATCTGCCTGCCCCTTTTCGAGCCAAGCTGGCGCCCGACGAAACGAAAACGGACTTTTTATTTGATACGGAAGACATTTTGCCTCTTGACAAATACATGGAAGAAGTCGAAATTTACTACATCCGCAAGGCGCTGCAGCATCACGGCTTCAACATCACCAAAACGGCCAAAGCGCTTGGTTTGAGCCGACAAAACTTGCAATACCGCATCCGCAAATACCAGATTGATAAGGAATGGGGATGA
- a CDS encoding DUF2975 domain-containing protein, with the protein MKRETLFLKASLVLIGLPVLSLCLFLVPALAKVAVKLVPTFPWIKYFVYLVFEASALPFYFALYQAFRLLVYIDRNDAFSEASVKALKTIKHCAVAISGLHLLVLPLFYLFAEKDDAPGVIFVGLIVPFASLVIAVFAAVLQKLLQQAIEIKQENELTI; encoded by the coding sequence ATGAAACGGGAAACGTTGTTTTTGAAGGCGTCTTTAGTGTTGATCGGCCTTCCGGTTTTGTCATTGTGCCTATTTTTGGTTCCTGCGCTTGCGAAGGTGGCGGTCAAGCTGGTGCCAACGTTCCCTTGGATCAAGTATTTTGTTTATCTTGTGTTTGAGGCGTCCGCGCTGCCGTTCTACTTCGCTTTGTATCAGGCGTTCCGGTTGTTAGTGTATATTGACCGAAACGACGCGTTTTCCGAGGCGTCGGTGAAAGCGTTAAAGACGATCAAACATTGCGCCGTCGCCATCAGCGGGCTGCATTTGCTTGTCTTGCCGCTGTTTTACTTGTTCGCCGAGAAAGACGACGCTCCGGGTGTCATTTTCGTCGGTCTGATTGTGCCGTTTGCGTCGCTTGTCATCGCTGTGTTCGCCGCGGTTTTGCAAAAGTTGCTGCAGCAGGCGATTGAAATCAAACAAGAAAATGAGTTGACCATTTGA
- a CDS encoding MauE/DoxX family redox-associated membrane protein: MNFNNSIFTLLLIFLILIFLSSTISKIMHKERYDVTIRNYGIKHPLLIKFVYLFIVLSEGFITFSLALSGVNLYCLLTISLLLSIFSIFIAINLFKGNQNFSCGCGGVLENERLSYWMVLRNAVIILIAFILFKSKYSINYMTIQTLSSFIIVSVFLIYVQILKELKKINEIMHFIFKYIY; encoded by the coding sequence ATGAATTTTAATAATTCTATATTTACCCTTTTATTAATATTTCTTATATTAATTTTCTTATCTTCAACAATAAGTAAAATCATGCATAAAGAAAGATATGATGTTACTATAAGGAATTATGGAATTAAACACCCTCTATTGATAAAATTTGTTTATCTTTTTATAGTATTGAGTGAGGGCTTCATTACATTTTCATTGGCTTTATCAGGTGTAAATCTCTATTGTTTGTTAACCATATCTCTGCTTTTGTCCATTTTCTCAATATTTATAGCGATTAACCTTTTTAAGGGAAATCAAAATTTTTCTTGTGGATGTGGTGGGGTTTTGGAAAATGAGAGACTCTCTTACTGGATGGTATTAAGAAATGCAGTAATTATTTTGATTGCCTTTATTTTATTTAAATCTAAATACTCTATTAATTATATGACAATTCAAACTTTATCATCTTTCATTATTGTAAGTGTATTTTTAATATATGTTCAAATTTTAAAAGAACTCAAAAAAATAAATGAGATTATGCACTTTATCTTTAAGTATATTTACTAG
- a CDS encoding amino acid permease, with translation MQPVQELKRELKSRHLFMIALGGVIGTGLFLGSGYTIHEAGPGGAVVAYLFGGLVMYLTMLSLGELAVRIPDAGSYQTYATKFISPAVGYCIGWLSWLNWSVTVGIELLTVSILMKRWFPDVPTWVFCAVFALLLFLINALSVKGFGEVEFWFSSIKVLTVIAFIVLGLAAMFGVIQMKNGQPAPFFSNFTDHGGLFPNGFWAIFTTMILVNFSFQGTELVGVAAGESREPEKTVPVALRNTVWRILIFFILAIFVLAGLFPWEKAGVVESPFVEVFDNIGIPYAADIMNFVIITAVLSVANSGLYATSRVLWSMSRQGMVTPFFSKLSKRGVPINALIASIAIGCLSLLCSVYAEDTVYVWLTAIAGFGAVTVWASIALSSYFGRKAFLREGGDVRDLKYRTPLYPFVPLAAFALNMATIIGLAFIPDQRIALYCGIPFLLACYGYYHLVAKKRVQPLAAEKGEFKAAK, from the coding sequence ATGCAACCAGTGCAAGAACTGAAACGAGAGCTAAAAAGCAGGCATTTATTTATGATCGCGCTAGGCGGAGTGATCGGCACCGGTTTGTTTTTAGGATCGGGTTATACGATTCATGAGGCGGGGCCAGGAGGGGCCGTCGTTGCTTATCTTTTTGGCGGATTGGTTATGTATTTGACCATGCTTTCGTTAGGAGAATTGGCCGTGAGAATTCCTGATGCCGGGTCGTATCAGACGTATGCGACGAAATTCATCTCGCCGGCAGTGGGGTATTGCATCGGTTGGCTGTCATGGCTGAACTGGTCGGTGACGGTCGGCATCGAGCTGCTCACGGTCAGCATTTTGATGAAGCGATGGTTTCCTGATGTGCCGACATGGGTGTTTTGTGCGGTCTTCGCTTTGCTCTTGTTTTTGATCAATGCGTTGTCTGTCAAAGGATTTGGCGAGGTGGAGTTTTGGTTTTCGAGCATCAAGGTGTTGACGGTCATCGCCTTTATTGTTCTCGGTCTGGCGGCGATGTTTGGCGTCATCCAGATGAAAAATGGGCAGCCCGCTCCGTTTTTTTCGAATTTTACTGATCATGGCGGATTGTTTCCAAACGGGTTTTGGGCCATCTTTACGACGATGATCCTCGTGAACTTTTCGTTCCAGGGGACGGAATTGGTCGGCGTGGCGGCAGGGGAAAGCCGCGAGCCGGAAAAAACGGTGCCGGTTGCGTTGCGCAACACCGTATGGCGCATTTTGATCTTCTTTATTTTGGCCATTTTTGTGCTGGCTGGTTTGTTTCCGTGGGAGAAAGCCGGCGTTGTGGAAAGCCCGTTTGTTGAGGTGTTTGACAACATTGGCATTCCGTATGCAGCCGATATCATGAACTTTGTCATCATTACCGCGGTGCTGTCGGTGGCCAACTCGGGCTTATATGCGACATCGCGCGTCCTCTGGTCGATGTCGCGCCAAGGCATGGTCACTCCGTTTTTCAGCAAGCTATCGAAACGCGGCGTGCCGATCAATGCGCTTATTGCCAGCATTGCCATCGGCTGCTTGTCTCTGTTGTGCAGCGTGTATGCGGAAGATACGGTGTACGTCTGGCTGACGGCGATCGCCGGATTTGGCGCCGTCACGGTGTGGGCTTCCATCGCGCTGTCAAGCTATTTCGGCCGGAAAGCGTTTTTGCGCGAAGGCGGCGATGTGCGCGATCTGAAATACAGGACGCCGTTGTATCCGTTCGTGCCGCTGGCCGCGTTTGCGTTGAATATGGCGACGATCATCGGACTGGCCTTTATCCCAGATCAACGGATCGCGCTTTACTGCGGCATCCCGTTTTTGCTTGCGTGTTATGGGTACTACCACCTTGTGGCGAAAAAACGGGTTCAGCCCCTAGCCGCAGAAAAAGGGGAGTTCAAGGCCGCCAAGTAA